One Actinospica robiniae DSM 44927 genomic region harbors:
- a CDS encoding FAD-dependent oxidoreductase, which yields MSGMMSRRTALRRGATVATAGLATSAVPALLAIPEARADAVDEAAPPWDKLAELLDRAGAGRLYQPRERLFGALGVPKNHVYIDNRPLRILSPRDIDGDRGATGVEIAVAWADANTVRVIPYSNGHNYAGYSATDPHDQRPTLLIDLSDNQLKRPALASGADGTVVLTAGSGTTNGDVYPWLRTNPYRGGQWAVATGRCPTVALGGLTLGGGIGFSDRKYGLTCDALVATTVVTAAYGKVTATADHYSDLFWACRGGAGNNFGINIDFTYEAHPVPERFCVFDLKWQAADLAAKSWQVYHAFQQLLFGPGDPSDPRLADFHLRFGIGTSGRDRAQAEANARCNALGEFYGSKQELLVFLEERGFPADLVADFEAGTQDLNFWDATDYTFATTPIYQWASKSAIVDEHDALDERKIGTCVRFVESWPGSHNGDGAGIALFALGAKINEKAPADTAFWHRRAQFIMALESSWADNDSTDLADPTSTAARCKAWLDELYEAVWGAGPAHCYQNFPDPDLTDWQSRYYGGNYPRLRDVKTKYDPGSMFCYEQGVRALR from the coding sequence ATGAGCGGCATGATGAGCAGGCGGACGGCGCTGCGGCGCGGCGCCACCGTCGCCACCGCCGGGCTGGCCACGAGCGCCGTGCCCGCTCTGCTGGCGATTCCCGAGGCCCGGGCGGACGCGGTCGACGAGGCCGCACCGCCTTGGGACAAGCTGGCCGAGCTGCTCGACCGGGCCGGCGCGGGCCGGCTCTACCAGCCGCGGGAGCGCCTGTTCGGGGCGCTGGGGGTGCCGAAGAACCACGTCTACATCGACAACCGTCCGCTACGGATCCTCTCGCCCAGGGACATCGACGGGGACCGCGGCGCGACCGGGGTCGAGATCGCGGTCGCGTGGGCCGACGCCAACACCGTGCGCGTCATCCCCTACTCCAACGGGCACAACTACGCCGGCTACTCCGCCACGGACCCGCACGACCAGCGCCCGACCCTGCTGATCGACCTCAGCGACAACCAGCTCAAGCGGCCCGCGCTCGCGAGCGGGGCAGACGGCACGGTCGTGCTGACGGCGGGCTCGGGCACCACCAACGGGGACGTCTACCCCTGGCTGCGCACCAACCCGTACCGCGGCGGGCAGTGGGCGGTGGCGACCGGTCGCTGCCCGACCGTCGCGCTCGGCGGGCTGACGCTGGGCGGCGGGATCGGCTTCAGCGACCGCAAGTACGGCCTGACCTGCGATGCTCTGGTGGCGACGACGGTGGTGACCGCCGCATACGGGAAGGTCACCGCCACCGCCGACCACTACAGCGACCTCTTCTGGGCCTGTCGCGGCGGCGCGGGCAACAACTTCGGCATCAACATCGACTTCACCTACGAGGCCCACCCGGTGCCCGAACGGTTCTGCGTCTTCGACCTGAAGTGGCAGGCTGCTGATCTCGCCGCGAAGTCGTGGCAGGTGTACCACGCGTTCCAGCAGCTGCTCTTCGGCCCCGGCGATCCGTCGGATCCGCGGCTGGCCGACTTCCACCTGCGGTTCGGCATCGGCACCTCCGGCCGGGACCGGGCGCAGGCCGAGGCCAACGCCCGGTGCAACGCCCTCGGCGAGTTCTACGGCTCGAAGCAGGAGCTCCTCGTCTTCCTCGAGGAGCGCGGCTTCCCCGCGGACCTGGTCGCAGACTTCGAAGCCGGGACTCAGGACTTGAACTTCTGGGACGCCACCGACTACACCTTCGCCACCACCCCGATCTACCAGTGGGCCAGCAAGTCGGCCATCGTCGATGAGCACGACGCGCTCGACGAGCGGAAGATCGGGACCTGCGTCAGGTTCGTGGAGAGCTGGCCGGGCAGCCACAACGGCGACGGCGCCGGGATCGCCCTCTTCGCCCTGGGCGCGAAGATCAACGAGAAGGCTCCGGCCGACACCGCGTTCTGGCACCGCCGGGCGCAGTTCATCATGGCGCTCGAATCCAGCTGGGCCGACAACGACAGCACCGACCTGGCGGACCCCACCAGCACGGCGGCCCGATGCAAGGCATGGCTCGACGAGCTGTACGAGGCGGTGTGGGGAGCCGGGCCCGCCCACTGCTACCAGAACTTCCCCGATCCCGACCTGACCGACTGGCAGTCGCGCTATTACGGAGGCAACTACCCGAGGCTCCGGGACGTAAAGACGAAGTACGACCCCGGCAGTATGTTCTGCTATGAGCAGGGCGTACGTGCGCTGAGGTGA
- a CDS encoding dihydrofolate reductase family protein — translation MRRLTFGMNLSLDGYITAPGDDLGWSVPSDELFQWWSDRVGATGLALYGRRLWETMSSHWPTADQQPGATTAQIEYARRWRDMSKVVFSSTARAVDWNTRLVTGDAVAEIARLKAEDGGPMDIGGATLAAAAMRAGLIDEYAIVTHPVLVGGGTPFFTALDDWVHLNLVETRSFPDGVLLARYETRR, via the coding sequence ATGCGCAGACTGACCTTTGGCATGAATCTGAGCCTGGACGGCTACATCACCGCGCCCGGGGACGACCTCGGCTGGAGCGTCCCGAGCGACGAGCTGTTCCAGTGGTGGTCGGACCGGGTGGGGGCGACGGGCCTGGCGCTGTACGGGCGCAGGCTGTGGGAGACGATGAGCTCCCACTGGCCGACCGCCGATCAGCAGCCGGGCGCCACGACGGCGCAGATCGAGTACGCCCGGCGCTGGCGGGACATGTCGAAGGTGGTGTTCTCCTCGACGGCCCGCGCGGTCGACTGGAACACCCGCCTGGTCACCGGCGACGCCGTCGCCGAGATCGCCCGACTCAAAGCCGAGGACGGCGGTCCCATGGACATCGGCGGCGCCACCCTCGCCGCGGCGGCCATGCGGGCCGGGCTGATCGACGAGTACGCGATCGTCACCCACCCGGTCCTGGTGGGCGGCGGCACGCCGTTCTTCACCGCGCTGGACGACTGGGTGCATCTGAACCTGGTGGAGACCAGGTCGTTCCCGGACGGCGTGCTCCTGGCCCGGTACGAGACCAGGCGCTGA
- a CDS encoding helix-turn-helix domain-containing protein, which yields MALPGDGRPVNARLDVWQLGGSYLFRAETSSVRMSRSEQQARRDPVPLLALAVQERGDGLHRQFTPLNRVHPGVLMAMDMTEPFEFSWSGQGASRAFMMPLEQLDVPSRRLRQALPHLARSPLYDLMTSHIVELFGAADALSANAAAARIADAGIDLARALLASLSPDAAVRRDAAAQTLWARIREYVRQNLRDPGLDAASVAAAHNISLRKLYNVCAAADTSLEQMIIRRRLEGVRAELALPAARFRSIESIARGWGFRNISHFTRRFGQEFGLSPREWRTARAQEQHLDTHQSVTGVSGGG from the coding sequence GTGGCGCTGCCGGGGGACGGGCGCCCGGTCAACGCCCGGCTGGACGTATGGCAGCTGGGTGGCAGCTATCTGTTTCGCGCCGAGACGTCGTCGGTGCGGATGTCGCGCAGTGAGCAGCAGGCGCGGCGGGATCCGGTGCCGCTGCTCGCGCTCGCGGTGCAGGAGCGCGGCGACGGGCTGCACCGGCAGTTCACGCCCCTGAACCGGGTGCATCCCGGCGTGCTGATGGCCATGGACATGACTGAGCCGTTCGAGTTCTCCTGGTCCGGTCAGGGTGCGTCCCGGGCGTTCATGATGCCGCTCGAACAGCTCGACGTGCCGTCCAGGCGGCTGCGGCAAGCGCTGCCGCACCTGGCCCGCAGCCCGCTCTATGATCTGATGACCAGCCATATCGTGGAGCTCTTCGGCGCGGCGGACGCCTTGAGCGCGAACGCCGCGGCCGCTCGGATCGCCGACGCCGGCATCGATCTCGCCCGGGCGCTGCTCGCCTCGCTCTCTCCCGATGCGGCGGTCCGGCGCGACGCCGCCGCCCAGACGCTTTGGGCGCGCATCAGGGAGTACGTGCGCCAGAACCTGCGCGATCCCGGCCTGGACGCCGCCTCGGTCGCGGCGGCGCACAACATCTCCCTGCGGAAGCTGTACAACGTGTGCGCGGCGGCCGACACGAGCCTCGAACAGATGATCATCCGACGCCGGCTGGAGGGAGTGCGTGCCGAGTTGGCGCTACCGGCGGCACGGTTCCGATCGATCGAATCGATCGCCCGAGGCTGGGGCTTCCGCAATATCAGCCATTTCACCCGGCGGTTCGGGCAGGAGTTCGGCCTCAGCCCGCGGGAATGGCGCACCGCGAGGGCGCAGGAACAGCATCTGGACACGCACCAGTCGGTGACGGGCGTCAGCGGGGGCGGCTGA
- a CDS encoding alpha/beta fold hydrolase: MPDSAPSSGPTVVLVHGAFADAASWAFVTERLVEAGVPVRAIVNPLRGISHDAAYVASFINQIPGPVLAVGHSYGGAVITNAVPKTKNVVGLVYVAAFAPDEGELLGDIVARSKDSVLTSALEEYQFPTGEGSETAVEVLIDASRFRAVFTADLPQLQSDVYALSQRPIAAGAFAEKSGPPAWKNLPAWAAVGTADTAAGSDVVREMAQRAGADITEIEGSHVIMISQPDAVTQVILKALRAVS; this comes from the coding sequence ATGCCTGATTCCGCCCCTTCCTCAGGCCCCACCGTCGTCCTGGTCCATGGCGCGTTCGCTGACGCGGCCAGCTGGGCGTTCGTGACCGAGCGCCTGGTCGAGGCCGGAGTCCCGGTGCGCGCGATCGTCAATCCGCTGCGCGGCATCAGCCACGACGCCGCGTACGTGGCGAGCTTCATCAACCAGATCCCCGGCCCGGTCCTCGCCGTCGGGCACTCCTACGGCGGCGCGGTCATCACCAACGCCGTCCCGAAGACCAAGAACGTGGTCGGCCTGGTCTATGTCGCCGCGTTCGCTCCGGACGAGGGCGAGCTCCTCGGCGACATCGTCGCCCGGTCCAAGGACAGCGTCCTGACCAGCGCGCTGGAGGAGTACCAGTTCCCGACCGGCGAGGGATCCGAGACGGCCGTCGAGGTCCTGATCGACGCTTCGCGGTTCCGCGCGGTCTTCACCGCCGACCTGCCCCAGCTGCAGTCCGACGTCTACGCGCTGTCTCAGCGGCCGATCGCCGCCGGCGCGTTCGCGGAGAAGAGCGGCCCCCCTGCCTGGAAGAACCTCCCGGCCTGGGCCGCCGTCGGCACCGCGGACACCGCGGCCGGCAGCGACGTCGTGCGGGAGATGGCGCAGCGTGCGGGCGCCGACATCACCGAGATCGAAGGCTCCCACGTCATCATGATCTCCCAGCCCGACGCCGTGACCCAGGTCATTCTCAAGGCGCTCCGAGCCGTCAGCTGA
- a CDS encoding helix-turn-helix transcriptional regulator codes for MSVLLDTSRLPAADRAEALQAVLTGATAPHDLRLLDAPENIHARLEHWQLDPAVALLHQRSSGVSHTRTDRHARKDGPERVVFVLHDGGPGRYIHEERAYPLYRGALYVTDLNSCYSYARPGEGSARIIQIERAALGLSVEQVQSAAVDLQASPLYNLLRSHIAHLCAAAPTLTPVDRANLAPVTTRLAAALLGTTALQDVPGARQAADGYLVDRTILYMQSNYPRHELTAEEIAHEHGVSVRYLFQQWSTHPQTLAEALLDIRLAAARTLLTQQPHLPVNVVAHRCGFLHASHFTRRFQRAYGSSPTHYRQEVSRPVRS; via the coding sequence ATGTCCGTTCTGCTCGACACGAGCCGGCTGCCGGCCGCCGACCGCGCCGAGGCCTTGCAGGCGGTGCTCACCGGAGCGACGGCGCCGCACGACCTTCGCCTACTCGACGCTCCGGAGAACATCCACGCCCGTCTGGAGCATTGGCAGCTCGACCCCGCCGTCGCGCTGCTCCACCAACGCAGCTCCGGCGTCAGCCACACGCGAACCGACAGGCACGCGCGCAAAGACGGGCCGGAGCGCGTCGTGTTCGTCCTGCACGACGGCGGGCCGGGCCGCTACATCCACGAGGAGCGCGCCTACCCCCTGTACCGCGGAGCCCTGTACGTCACCGACCTCAACTCCTGCTATTCCTACGCCAGGCCCGGCGAGGGGAGCGCGCGGATCATCCAGATCGAACGCGCCGCGCTCGGCTTGAGCGTGGAACAGGTGCAGAGCGCTGCGGTAGATCTCCAGGCGAGCCCGCTCTACAACCTCCTGCGCAGTCACATCGCCCACCTCTGCGCCGCAGCGCCCACTTTGACCCCCGTCGACCGTGCGAACCTGGCGCCCGTCACCACCCGCCTTGCCGCGGCACTGCTGGGCACCACCGCCCTCCAGGACGTACCCGGCGCCCGGCAGGCTGCTGACGGATATCTCGTTGATAGGACCATCCTCTATATGCAGAGCAACTACCCGCGCCACGAGCTCACGGCCGAGGAGATAGCCCACGAACACGGCGTCTCGGTCAGATATCTGTTCCAGCAGTGGTCCACGCACCCGCAGACCCTGGCCGAAGCACTCCTGGACATCCGCCTCGCCGCCGCACGCACGCTGCTCACGCAGCAGCCGCACCTACCGGTCAACGTCGTCGCCCACCGGTGCGGCTTCCTCCACGCATCGCACTTCACCCGCCGCTTCCAACGCGCCTACGGCAGTTCGCCCACCCACTACCGCCAGGAAGTGAGCAGGCCTGTGCGGTCCTGA
- a CDS encoding G1 family glutamic endopeptidase, whose translation MAISGYSIRLAGLAVGASALLATGLAGPAAAATAAPASIPHFDHARHSDQIWGGYAVTGTKFTSVSGTWTVPTLNCSSTPNSYVSPWIGIDGWNSDTVEQIGFDQDCVNGVAGYYPWAEMYPADSIYFTETVKAGDQITASVSVSGTAFTLTEKDTTRGWSKTYHETGSDQLSSAEAIVEDLGDGIQPVASFSAIPFTGLTANGKALASAGTVNSTVIERGSTPLTKNSTLSGGSYTLSWLHS comes from the coding sequence ATGGCGATATCCGGATACAGCATACGCCTGGCCGGCCTGGCCGTGGGCGCTTCGGCGCTGCTCGCCACGGGTCTGGCCGGCCCCGCGGCCGCCGCCACTGCGGCCCCCGCGAGCATCCCGCACTTCGACCACGCTCGGCACTCGGATCAGATCTGGGGCGGTTACGCGGTCACCGGCACCAAGTTCACCTCGGTCAGCGGCACGTGGACGGTGCCGACCCTCAACTGCTCGTCCACGCCGAACAGCTACGTCTCCCCGTGGATCGGCATCGACGGCTGGAACTCGGACACCGTCGAGCAGATCGGCTTCGACCAGGACTGCGTGAACGGCGTGGCCGGATACTACCCGTGGGCGGAGATGTACCCCGCGGACTCGATCTACTTCACCGAGACCGTCAAAGCCGGCGACCAGATCACCGCCTCGGTGTCGGTCAGCGGCACCGCTTTCACCCTGACCGAGAAGGACACGACTCGGGGCTGGTCGAAGACGTACCACGAGACCGGCAGCGACCAGCTCTCCTCGGCCGAGGCGATCGTCGAGGACCTAGGGGACGGCATCCAGCCGGTGGCCTCGTTCAGCGCGATTCCCTTCACCGGCCTCACCGCCAACGGCAAGGCCCTGGCAAGCGCGGGCACGGTCAACTCGACCGTCATCGAGCGCGGCAGCACTCCGCTGACGAAGAACTCCACCCTGTCCGGCGGCTCCTACACCCTCAGCTGGCTGCACTCCTGA
- a CDS encoding beta-L-arabinofuranosidase domain-containing protein translates to MRAIGRRELLRATAAAAATTAFGGSVLGAAPGAQAAGTAAGLSLPVYVGAGSTAPVRPFALQAVQLGASVFQEKRDRMKAFIAAFDERRFLVPFNQNCGRPNPAGVAVVGGWEGGTQLTGHWTGYYLSALAQAYSDAGEQVYLDKINWMVGELAAVQTAITAMASGQTGGSSSVGRVAGKFGQALQLGGTSTAEYVQLPAAVLSGLTSFTVATWINRTTTTGQNWARVFDFGSGTSSYMFLTVSAGGGGARFAISTGGSGAEQQITAASPLPTGWTHVAVTLSGGTGTLYVNGTSVAVNKAVKLTPASLTGTNNLWIGRSQFGDPMLQADVDEFQIYNRALSQTEIQSLLTSAGGSPGGGNVAWYRFEEAGGTNVVDSSSHQRPATVVAAAGTGTGATAAWTPTYPGYLGAIPDDVVLRLGPPRFATYGGDTGTWAPWYTQHFIMQGLMDCYLLAGNTQALQVVTTMADWANLALTQGDIHQPGYPGPITRDDLNLMWDTYIAGEFNAAAEPIAEVYAITGNTKYLDTAKLLENRESLFGACAANEDILTVSTANNPGPRRPNRLHANQHIPNNLGYLRIYEQTGEAEYLQVAQNFFGMVVPHRMYAIGGTGGSYPGSNSNNEQFQNRDDVANAITQSGSETEATHSLVQLARNLFFHVQDPAYIDYYERAVVNQLLGSRMDSDSTSDPLITYFQSLAPGAARSFGNLGTGDGGAGLEDQTKYQELIYAQSADASTLWVNLYIASTLEWSALGLTIVQATDFPRGDTSSLTIQGQGTLAINLRVPAWAKSGFTVQVNGVNQQVTATPGSYVTLNRTWHNGDRIDIAMPFSIRMERAIDQPEIQSVFWGPLLLAILGDPGNGQYRQLTLYQNLKLDGDYTRAAITPAAATAAGDPTFAAGGLTLRPWYIGDTQPQSAYFQRVEPEIVFGSIDSGVANKRRNDHLPNYDLPVTGVTSPGTDGLTFLDIVWDQAPFANQAAFVAAVTQTATNFVTLGLFTAQEKSNVVSAAGRASSQLAP, encoded by the coding sequence ATGCGAGCCATAGGACGACGCGAACTCCTGCGCGCCACGGCTGCGGCGGCGGCCACCACGGCGTTCGGCGGCAGCGTGTTGGGCGCCGCGCCCGGGGCGCAGGCCGCGGGGACGGCCGCAGGCCTCAGCCTGCCGGTCTACGTCGGCGCGGGCAGTACGGCACCGGTGCGGCCCTTCGCCCTGCAGGCCGTGCAGCTCGGCGCGAGTGTGTTCCAGGAGAAGCGCGACCGGATGAAGGCCTTCATCGCGGCCTTCGACGAGCGCCGGTTCCTGGTGCCGTTCAACCAGAACTGCGGTCGGCCCAACCCGGCCGGCGTCGCGGTCGTCGGCGGCTGGGAGGGCGGCACGCAGCTCACCGGCCACTGGACCGGCTACTACCTGAGCGCCCTCGCCCAGGCCTACTCCGACGCGGGCGAGCAGGTCTACCTGGACAAGATCAATTGGATGGTCGGCGAGCTCGCCGCGGTCCAGACCGCCATCACCGCCATGGCCTCCGGCCAGACCGGAGGCTCCTCGTCGGTCGGCCGCGTGGCCGGGAAGTTCGGCCAGGCGCTGCAACTGGGCGGCACGAGCACGGCCGAGTACGTGCAGCTTCCCGCGGCCGTGCTCTCCGGGCTCACCTCCTTCACCGTCGCCACCTGGATCAACCGGACGACGACGACAGGCCAGAACTGGGCGAGGGTCTTCGACTTCGGGTCCGGCACCTCGTCCTACATGTTCCTGACCGTCAGCGCCGGCGGCGGCGGAGCGCGCTTCGCCATCTCCACCGGCGGCTCAGGGGCCGAACAGCAGATCACTGCCGCCAGCCCCCTGCCGACCGGTTGGACGCACGTCGCGGTCACCCTCTCGGGCGGCACCGGCACGCTCTACGTGAACGGCACGTCGGTGGCCGTGAACAAGGCCGTCAAGCTGACTCCCGCGAGCCTGACCGGCACGAACAACCTCTGGATCGGCCGCTCCCAGTTCGGCGACCCGATGCTGCAGGCCGACGTCGACGAGTTCCAGATCTACAATCGGGCCCTGAGCCAGACGGAGATCCAGTCCCTGCTGACCTCCGCCGGCGGGAGCCCGGGCGGCGGGAACGTCGCCTGGTACCGGTTCGAGGAGGCCGGCGGCACCAATGTGGTCGACTCCTCCTCCCACCAACGCCCGGCCACCGTGGTGGCCGCGGCCGGGACCGGGACCGGCGCAACGGCGGCGTGGACACCGACCTACCCGGGCTACCTCGGCGCGATCCCCGACGACGTGGTCCTGCGGCTGGGGCCGCCGCGCTTCGCCACCTACGGCGGGGACACCGGCACCTGGGCCCCCTGGTACACCCAGCATTTCATCATGCAGGGCCTGATGGACTGCTACCTCCTGGCCGGCAACACGCAGGCGCTGCAGGTGGTCACGACGATGGCCGACTGGGCCAATCTCGCGCTGACTCAGGGTGACATCCACCAGCCGGGGTATCCGGGCCCGATCACCCGTGACGACCTGAACCTGATGTGGGACACCTACATCGCCGGCGAGTTCAACGCCGCGGCCGAGCCGATCGCCGAAGTCTACGCGATCACCGGCAACACGAAGTACCTGGACACGGCCAAGCTGCTGGAGAACCGGGAGTCGCTGTTCGGCGCCTGCGCCGCCAACGAGGACATCCTGACCGTCTCGACCGCGAACAACCCGGGGCCGCGCCGGCCGAACCGCCTGCACGCCAACCAGCACATCCCGAACAACCTCGGCTATCTGCGGATCTACGAGCAGACCGGTGAGGCGGAGTACCTGCAGGTGGCCCAGAACTTCTTCGGCATGGTCGTCCCGCACCGGATGTACGCAATTGGCGGCACCGGCGGCAGCTACCCGGGCTCGAACAGCAACAACGAGCAGTTTCAGAACCGGGACGACGTCGCCAACGCGATCACCCAGAGCGGTTCGGAGACGGAAGCCACCCACAGCCTGGTCCAGCTGGCCCGCAACCTGTTCTTCCACGTGCAGGACCCGGCGTACATCGACTACTACGAGCGCGCGGTGGTCAATCAGCTGCTCGGCTCCCGGATGGACTCCGACAGCACGAGCGACCCGCTGATCACCTACTTCCAGTCGCTCGCCCCGGGCGCGGCGAGGAGCTTCGGCAATCTCGGCACCGGCGACGGCGGCGCGGGCCTGGAAGACCAGACCAAGTATCAGGAACTCATCTACGCCCAGTCCGCCGACGCCTCGACCCTCTGGGTCAACCTGTACATCGCCTCGACCCTGGAGTGGTCGGCTCTCGGGCTCACGATCGTCCAGGCGACGGACTTCCCCCGCGGGGACACCTCGAGCCTGACCATCCAGGGGCAAGGCACCCTCGCGATCAACCTGCGCGTGCCGGCGTGGGCGAAGTCGGGATTCACCGTGCAGGTCAACGGAGTCAACCAGCAGGTCACTGCGACGCCGGGCAGCTACGTGACGCTGAACAGGACCTGGCACAACGGCGATCGGATCGACATCGCCATGCCGTTCAGCATCCGGATGGAGCGCGCGATCGACCAGCCCGAGATCCAGAGCGTCTTCTGGGGCCCGCTCCTGCTCGCGATTCTCGGCGACCCGGGCAACGGCCAGTACCGCCAGCTCACGCTGTATCAGAACCTGAAGCTGGACGGCGACTACACCCGCGCGGCGATCACCCCGGCCGCGGCCACCGCGGCGGGCGACCCGACGTTCGCCGCCGGCGGTCTCACCCTGCGCCCCTGGTACATCGGAGACACCCAGCCGCAGTCCGCCTACTTCCAGCGCGTCGAGCCGGAGATCGTCTTCGGCTCCATCGACTCGGGCGTCGCCAACAAGCGCCGCAACGATCATCTGCCGAATTACGACCTGCCCGTGACCGGGGTCACCTCGCCCGGCACCGACGGCCTCACCTTCCTCGACATCGTGTGGGACCAGGCGCCGTTCGCCAATCAGGCGGCCTTCGTCGCGGCCGTGACCCAGACCGCGACCAACTTCGTCACGCTGGGACTGTTCACCGCGCAGGAAAAGAGCAACGTGGTGTCGGCCGCAGGGCGTGCAAGCAGCCAGCTCGCGCCCTAG
- a CDS encoding VOC family protein, whose protein sequence is MAEIANHIDYDQLPAPEEGFLVTLFITVRKVARSRDFYSKVLGGTVVLDENPCIVKLANSWILMNPGGPPTPDKPGITVTDYEPDDTTSIFLNLRVADIQACYKLWSERGAQFLTPPIDRGAELRCYMRDPDGYLIEVGQATGVLTGQLADKRPEDLPG, encoded by the coding sequence ATGGCCGAGATCGCGAACCACATCGACTACGACCAGCTTCCGGCGCCGGAGGAAGGTTTCCTGGTCACGCTCTTCATCACCGTCCGCAAGGTCGCGCGCTCCCGGGACTTCTACTCGAAGGTGCTCGGCGGGACTGTCGTGCTGGACGAGAATCCCTGCATCGTCAAGCTCGCCAACTCGTGGATCTTGATGAACCCGGGCGGCCCGCCGACACCCGACAAGCCGGGGATCACCGTCACCGACTATGAGCCCGACGACACCACGTCGATCTTCTTGAACCTGCGCGTGGCAGACATACAGGCGTGCTACAAGCTCTGGAGCGAGCGTGGGGCGCAGTTCCTCACTCCGCCGATCGACCGCGGCGCGGAGTTGCGGTGCTACATGCGTGATCCGGACGGATACCTGATCGAGGTGGGGCAGGCAACCGGGGTACTGACTGGGCAGCTGGCCGACAAGCGGCCCGAAGACCTGCCCGGATGA
- a CDS encoding UBP-type zinc finger domain-containing protein: MDAEQGIDPTVPPSGTGCVECDATSGWWLHLRRCAQCGHIGCCDDSPSKHATAHANSTGHSMIQSFEPGEDWFWNYRTSKLYASGPELAPPLSHPADQPVPGPAGRVPAGWA; encoded by the coding sequence ATGGATGCAGAACAGGGAATCGACCCGACCGTACCGCCGAGTGGCACCGGATGCGTCGAGTGCGACGCCACAAGTGGGTGGTGGCTCCATCTCCGGCGCTGCGCGCAGTGCGGGCACATCGGGTGTTGTGACGACTCGCCGAGCAAGCACGCCACCGCTCATGCGAATTCCACGGGGCACTCGATGATCCAGAGCTTCGAGCCGGGCGAGGATTGGTTCTGGAATTACCGCACATCCAAGCTCTATGCGTCCGGCCCCGAACTCGCGCCGCCGCTCAGCCACCCCGCCGACCAGCCGGTGCCCGGCCCTGCGGGCAGGGTTCCGGCCGGCTGGGCGTAG
- a CDS encoding LysR family transcriptional regulator codes for MQLDLNLLAALDALLEEGSVGAAADRMRVTAPAMSRTLGRIRRATGDQILVRTGRTMIPTPYAESVREHVHALVQQAHAVLSPPRELDLAALERTFTLRWQDTLVELCGPRLLAAVHAEAPGVRLRFLAENATDSPELRRGEVDLECNATEPTAPDVRHVRVADGRLVFAVRAGHPLTRGELTPARYATETDHIVVSRRGRMQDPVDSLLATLNLGRRVVASVPAAATALLFVRHSEDDLAVTVPEPTAHIAASEYGLAVLPLPVALPAIPLHLSWHQRHDDDRAHAWLRAKAREVLGELDATRT; via the coding sequence ATGCAACTGGATCTGAATCTGCTCGCCGCGTTGGACGCGTTGCTGGAGGAAGGGAGCGTGGGCGCCGCCGCCGACCGGATGCGCGTCACCGCGCCCGCGATGAGCCGCACGCTAGGCCGGATCCGCAGGGCGACCGGAGACCAGATCCTGGTCCGCACCGGCCGCACCATGATCCCGACCCCGTACGCCGAATCGGTCCGCGAGCACGTCCACGCCCTGGTCCAGCAGGCGCACGCGGTGCTCTCTCCGCCCCGCGAACTCGACCTCGCCGCGCTCGAACGCACCTTCACCCTCCGCTGGCAGGACACGCTCGTCGAACTGTGCGGCCCCCGCCTGCTCGCCGCCGTGCACGCCGAAGCTCCCGGCGTACGCCTGCGTTTCCTCGCCGAGAACGCCACGGACTCCCCCGAACTGCGCCGGGGCGAAGTCGATCTGGAATGCAACGCGACCGAACCCACCGCCCCCGACGTCCGCCACGTGCGCGTCGCCGACGGACGCCTCGTTTTCGCGGTGCGCGCCGGACACCCGCTCACCCGCGGCGAACTCACCCCCGCGCGCTACGCCACCGAGACCGACCACATCGTCGTCTCCCGCCGCGGACGCATGCAGGACCCCGTCGACAGCCTGCTCGCCACGCTGAACCTCGGGCGACGCGTCGTGGCCAGCGTCCCCGCCGCAGCCACGGCACTGCTGTTCGTGCGCCACAGCGAAGACGACCTCGCCGTCACCGTCCCGGAGCCCACCGCGCACATCGCAGCATCCGAATACGGGCTGGCCGTCCTCCCGCTCCCGGTCGCCCTACCGGCGATCCCGCTCCACCTCTCCTGGCACCAGCGCCACGACGACGACCGCGCCCACGCCTGGCTGCGCGCCAAGGCCCGCGAGGTGCTGGGCGAACTCGACGCCACCCGAACCTGA